Part of the Odocoileus virginianus isolate 20LAN1187 ecotype Illinois chromosome 9, Ovbor_1.2, whole genome shotgun sequence genome, gctccaggagttggtgatagacatggaagcctggtgtgctgcagtccatggggtcgcaaagagttggacatgactgagagactgaactgaactgaagaggctcCTTTTATTCAAATCATAATGCGTTtgtatccctggtggctcagatggtaaagaatctgcctgcaatgaaggagacctgggttcactccctatgttgggaagatcccctggagaaggaaatggcaatccactccagtattcttgcctggagaatcccatggacagaggagcctcttgggctACAACAGTTCATGGGCTCAAAATGTTGGACACGgcggagtgactaacacacatatttaCTAAAGGTGGGAAACTCTTAAAGTACCCCTGGTACTTTTAATAtgtagcaaaatttaaaaatcatgaatgcATTAGAGTTGACCTCAGAACAACACTGGCTCAAAGTAGGTAGGTACActtataaatggattttttttttttaaatgcatttgtgGACTGTAAACAAATTTCAACCATAGGCTATCAGTAGTTAAGTTTTGGGGGAATCAGATGTTCTATGTGGATTTTTGACTGTACTGCGGGTAGATGCCCCTCACCCCTTCGTTGCTCAAGAGTCAACTGTACCAATAAGTGACCAGCAATAGGccattccctggtgactcagctggtaaagaatcagactgcagtgcgggagacctgggttcaatccctgggttgggaagaccctgtggagaagagaatgactacccagcccagtattctggcctggagaattccatggacttgtatagtccatgggtttgcaaagagtccgacatgactgagtacctttcactttctttcactaaatTTAAATTCATGTAATGCTTTGCATTGATTCTTTCTCTGGTCTTTTATTATGCAGAAATACTTGCATAATTTCGCAAAGATGTTGGAAAGGTGCCCAGCAGAGCGGGTCAGAGGCCAGGCGCTTAGGAAGCTGAGGTCATAGCGTGCTCAGCTTTCCACTCCAAGGGCAGAAGCAGGAGGGGCATGCCATGTGAGCCGCCTGGACCAGGACCAGGGGCCAGCTGGGGCGAGGCGCCCTCTGAGACAGGGTCACAGGTGTGGGATTACATCACAAAGTGGGACTGCCCTGGGGGGAATGAAGGTCACAGGTGACCACAGACCAGGGAGCAGGAACAAAGAGTCCCTAGACTAGGGCGTTGATGAAGCTGAGAGCGCTGGGTTCGTAGGAGAACTCTGGGCTGGGACTAGGTCACAGCCTGACTCCCCAGGACGGGGAGCGGCCGGAAAGGGAGCCGAAGTAGGAAACCTCAGAGACACCACACCCTTTACAGTTAGCTGCTTCTTACAAGTCAGAGATGCAGAAACAGGAGTGGGCTATGAGGCACACAGCCTAGGTGTGGACCCGGGGCTGTAAGTGAGCTCCCTGGAGGAGCCACCCAGGAGGAGCAGGGCTGCAGGCAGGTGGGAACTCAGACCTGGCTTCTCATGGGTGGGGCTTCTTGGAGGACAGGGCTAGTCCCACCAGCTGACCCTGATGTTTCTGTCTTGATCCAAGCTGATTCTCTCCAGGTAAGATCTCTGGAAGCTGTCGTGCCAGCAGCGGCCACCCCACACCACTCGCAGCTCCATCCTGGGAGGACAGAGACGTTCACCTGTGTCCTCGGAAGAAGGGACCATGACCAGACTCTGGGGGACCTGCCAGCTCCTGCTTGCCCTCCTGGTGGCCCTGGTGGCCCTGGGGGGCAGCACGCTTGTATACAAGGACACGAAAAAGGTCTTGAGGGAATTAAGGAACGTCAGCAGCTCAAGCAGCAATGTGAAGCAGTGTCTGTGGTTCGCCATGCAGGAGTACAACAAGGATAGCAAGGACAAATTCCTCTTCCAGGTAGTCAAGGTGTGGCAGGTGCAGATGCAGGTAAGGGCACTTACTCCCACTTTGCACACTCGCTCCTGCTTGCCCCTGGCAGCACAGACCGAAGCCAGGATGAGAGAGAGGGCATGTGAGCTGCACTGGGACCCAGTAGTCCTGGACACAGTGGCGCTGGGCCCCACGGCCAGCTCCCTTTCTTAGGTGCCATGACGACTGTCCTAGGGGCCCCAACCTATGAATTCAGTTAAACTCCAAATGGCAAATCACACATTTGTGATCCGTGTTTGCTAAGGTTGTGAGACAACTGAGCACCATGAATATTTTTACAATAATGCTACCCTGAGTGATATTCAATCTCCCCATATCCCGTGGGATGTGGGCTGACATGGAATAGGTAGGCTTATAAAGTGCCTCCTCCCAGATCCCTTCATTCTCTCAGTCCTACATCTTTTTAGCGGCAGTGGTTCTGTCCATGTAATCCGTCCCTACAGGGCCTCAGGTGACCCAGTGCTGAGAGTCATCGATCACCTGATATCCACATGGGGGACACTCCACCCCCACCTGCCAAGTCCACTAAGGGGTCCTTGGTGTTGGAATTCTGCTGACTTCTAGCCTCAGTCAGGTGTTTGGGGTGTGGTTGGGGTATGAGTACACAGGAAATTTGCAAGGATGTATTGCAAAGACATTCAGCAGACAGGCCATTGTGACAGACTTACCCCGGGTGTTGGACTCCAGGTTCTCTGGTGGCAGGAGCGGGGCCAGTCTACACGTGACCCTGTCTCCAGGAACATGTGCACCATCAGCCCGGCGTCCCCAACACACGATGCTGACGACTGCAAGCTCCATCAGGGGCACCGCCGTCACCCTTCAAAGTAAAGGCTCCTGGATCCTGTGACTTCTGCACAGGAAGAAAAGCCCTTCACGGTTTTCTCCTTTGGGACCCTCAAGCAGTAGCAGACGCTGTAGATGAGGCTGAGATGGAAACAAATGATCACAGCCTTTAGAAAGCCAGGGGACCAATTAGAAGACAAAGTGcgagacttccctggctgtccagtggttaagactgagttCCCCTGCTTTGGCGGGGcgtaggtttgatctctggttggggaactaggacccAACATGCTGCACGatgtgaacaaaaataaattaattaagtaaGTAAAGAGCTGTCTTTCACTGGAAATCAGGTTCTACTCTCAGCCAAGACATGTTGATCAAAGAAAGAGTTGGTGGCTCAttcatttctgactctctgtgaccccgcagactctagccctccaggctcctctcaccatgggattctccaggcaagaatactggagtgggttgccatttcctcctcgaggggatcttcctgacccagggatcaaacccaggtttcctgcattacaggcagactctttactatctgagccaccagggaagccaaagatgatgaaaaaaaaagacaaaaccctgAGCCAAACTCGAGAGCTGGGATGCCGCCTACGGCACGTTGCTTGTGGGGCTTCCTTAAAGAGTTGGTGAGTCCCCTTCCTGCACCAGCCACACCCTCACCAATTAAATGAGGATCTCTgggtggaacctgggtcccctgcatggTCTTGACTGAGCCCTGCCTCCTCAAGTTAAGCTGAAGGTGACACCCAAGGGCAGACAGGCTACAGGGAAAGGAGGTTGGTGGGAGGTGTTTTTTTGGGGGTTGCCCAGAAGCAGCCTCTAGCACTAGTGTTTCAGTGAAGTGGTTTATTTGAGAGGCCATCCAGGAAGCACCTGGCGGTCAGAGGGGATTGAAAGGGGGCAGGGAAGTGGCCAGTGCAGGGGAGTCGCTGAGCACGTTGAGTGTTGAGGGCACCTGGACTCCGTGTCCCTTGGGCCTCGAGGAGATGGTACAACACCTGTGCAGGGTTGGACCGCATGTAGGAGGGGAGCTGGGTTCCTCTCCCACCAGCTCTCGCCTGTCACTGGCTGGGAGATGCTTCCAAGGCCCTTGGCTCCGTCTGGCAGCAGGGAGCCCCGGGAAGCAGCAGAGTAGGTGGGTGCCTGGGCCCCCGCCAACAGTCTCCACTACAAGTGAGCAGGGAGAGTTTAGGGGTGCAAGGGGGGGGGGATGAAGGAGTGCGACTCCTAGCCCTAAGAAGCCAGTGTGAGCAGCCAGACAGGTGGGCTGTGACCAGGCCAGGCCGGGCCTCCTAGACTGTGGGCAAGATGTTCAGGCTGTCTTAGGAAGACTAAAAGCCAGAGGGGCATCAGGTTAGGGAGTTCTTGGGATCCCTGTGACCAGATGTGGTCTTTCAATCTGCCATTCTGGTTTCCTCACCTCCGGAAAGGGGCGTGTGCATTCAGGTCCCCAATTCCCTTGAATCAAGTCATCCTCTGCGTTCCTGTGGCTGGAGGAGCCGAGGCCAGGACTGCAGGGGGAGAGTGTGTTCCATGTCCAATGCCTCTGTCTCAGTCCTGGGTCGGCCACCAGCTGGCCAACTGGCTTCTCCCACAACAGCCCAGTCTCCCTGTTAGTTCTCTGGAACAAAACTAAGatgtcatttgttgttgttcagtcactaagtcacgtctgattctttgcgaacccatgaactgaagcatgccaggcttccctgtccttcactatctcccagagtctgctcaaacacatgtccattgagtcagtgaggccatccaaccatctcatcctctgtccccttctcttctcgccttcaatctttcccagcatcagggtcttttccaatgagtctgctctttgcatcaggtggccaaagtattggagtttcagcttcagcatcagtccttccaatgaatattcagggttaatttactttaggatgaactggtagGATCTTCTTGCTTAAGACTGGAGAGGCAGTGTGGGAAGGCCTGGTAGCAAAGGTTGACTCCAGGGGAACTTGGACCCAAGCTGCAGACACACTCCTGTCTCCTGCTGTCTTCTTCCTCTTTGCTATATTTTACTTCCCCTgatcatcagaatcacctggaggcttGTTCAGACACTGACTgtatgccccacccccacccccagcagtttCTGACTCAGTGGTTCAGAACCTGCATTTCCATCCACTTCCCCGGTGATGCTAATGCTGTTGATCCGGGGACCCCACCTACGAAGGTCTGGGACAGCACTGTGGAAGGACAGCCCTTATCTATTCCTGCTCTGACTCTAAGAGCTGATGGGAGAAGTATTTTCTGCATGGCGGGCTTGGCTGTCTCTAAATCCTACTGTAATCTTTTAAAACCAGATGGAGGCAGATTTATTAATAAATGGACATAAAGCAGCCTTCACCTCACTCAATCATTCATGAATCCTGTCAGCTGCTCCTGTTCTGCTTCCTAAACACTCAGAGAACAGGAAGACAGCAAGCCTGGCTACACAGGACCCTGGGGTGGGGTTaggggtctggggtggggttaGGGGTCTTGGGTGGGGAAGCCTCAATGGGCAGGGGATCTTAGGTGACAAAAtctgaaggggtgtgtgtgtgtgtatgggaagGGGCTCAAGGAGGAGATCCCATGTGGCCGAGGGTCCTGTTCCCAAGGGGCCCAAGTGAACTGGTAACACCCCAGGCGCAGGAGCCAGTTGTTCTGAAGTAGAAGGTCTTGCCTTCAGGAAGGCCCCATGCTGGATAGAGCCTCCGCCCCCAGGAATCCGGCTCCAGGTAGGGGTATCTTTGTGTGGTGGTTCCACAGGCCATCTCATAGATATGTttggaagggggaggaggaggagataagGAGAGGGAATGAAAGGAAGAGCAGTTTTTCAGGGTttgttaaaaacattaaaaagtagaaGGCTTTTTGAACAAAATTGCATGACTGCTAATCAACAGGTCACGGATTGCCTGGAATACTTTATTGATGCTGAAATCGCCCGCACCAACTGCAGAAAGCTTCCAAATGGTAATGAGAATTGCGTGGTTAAGAACACCTCCAAACCGGAAAAGGTAGGGGACACACCAACTGTCTGCGGTGGTCTTGGCTGCTCTGAGCCCCAGGCAGAACTTGTGGTACCCAGATCTTGTCTTTGAGTGGTCAACACAACTCCCAGAGCAGAGCCCCAGAGTGGTCAGTCCTGCAGCCCTTGTAGCAAACAGTGCAGGGCAGCAGACTGTGAAGGAAGCCTCGTCCTAGGGACAGGGTGCTGTCAAGATCACTCTCAGTGCAAGgcctccatccctctgggttccTGGCACAGGGAAACTTGCTCACACACATTCACTGGGAATCCACCCTCTTGGACCTGGAGGTACCACCCTACTGTGGCCCAACCCGAGGTTGCCCATCCTTGTGAAAGTATAAAGGGaagtccattcattcactcaactgCTAATCAAAGCTTACCTGGCACCAGGTGCTATGCTGGGTGCTGGAGATTAAGCAATGGTCAGATTAGGCATGTCCCCAACCTCCCAGGCTCAGCCTTGGGAAGAGCCCCAGGCTTGAAGTAGAGGGTTGATGTGGCCCGGGGGCTTTTGGCCTCAAGCCTGTATTTCTGACTTGGGGTGGGAGTATCCCGGGTTGACTTGAGGGCTTCCTCTGATGTTGGTGAAGCCACCCGGGCTCTCTGCATGGCAGAGGTGGGTCCCTTCCTTCACACTCATGGTCCTTCACATGAGACAGGTCAGAATCATTTGGCGGCCTTGACACACCTGGATGGCAGGGTTCCCCCTGCAGAATCAGACTCAGTAGTCTGGAGAGGAATCTAAGAACTGGTGTTGCTAATGAGCTTCTGCAGTGGGGTTCCTTGGGACTGTGCTCAGAACTGCTGTGGCATGCAGTCACAGTAGGGAAGGCAAAGTTCTTTTGACGGGAACCTAAAACTTCCTCTGTGGGCTTACTGTGAACAAATCCATCACTTCCAGCAGAGCAGAGGCTCCTCAGGACAAACATTCAAGCAGGGAGCACGTGGGATACCATCTgatcttttattttagttttgtttatcttttcatggTAGTAGAAATATTGTGGGCTGAAGTTTATATTTTCTACTGGGTGCATTGAGGATAAAGGAGAGTTGTTACTTTTTACCTGTTtgtagaaaatattaaagaattaacACTAAGATTAATTAGGAAACTTGTCTCCAGGAAgctcttttattcttttgtaaagtCTCCATGGCCCATCTCGGTTTTAGAACACACATTTTTAAGTACACATTTATCGATAAACAAaactttgttcctttctttccaaGTGTTTTGAATAATATGCTAAAGAGGAGTCATGCTGGGTGGTGTCTCATTCCTGGAGGACTTAATGGGATTCTTTTCAGTATTTATACCTTATTAGTAAATACTACATCAGGTGTTGATTTCCAAAGTTCTTCCAACTCCCTCTTTAtcaagagtttttcttttttaattaaggatgtttttcttctattaattATTCTTTCAACATCTACCAAGtatattgaataatttttcttctttgacccattactaaaataaattcaaataatagATCCCCTAATGTTGAGTCATCCTTATGTGTCTGAAATAGGAAGTACGTGTCTTTTTTCGGTTGTTCTGTAACTGAGTGTCGTGGTTAGTTCTCATCTGCATTGAGAGTGGTGGCAGGTGCATAGATCAAGGTGTGCAGACTTTCTGGGTGAAGCTGCATCTTTGGCAGGGTTTCTGGACAACTGGACCTGGACATGGCAAGGGACTGTCCTTGTTCCTCTGACCCGATCATCTTTGTGGAGCTTGCTATGGACACACACATGTGGCATCCTCCTCTCCTTTATGGCAAATTTCTAGTTCTGTTTGATTGCAAGGGTGCAATTCCTGAAGGTCACTCTGTGGATGGGCTTGTGCATGTGGGTGGCTAGTCTCAGGTCACTGCTTTGTTGTGGACAAGACAGCCTCTTTTTCTTGTCACCTCCCTTTGTGGGAGCCATCCTACGGGGTCCAAGCTGGAAGGGAGCAGTGGCGTGGGTGGGGTCTGCCCTCGTCTCTTAGAATATAGAGggcttagtgaagtgaagtcactcaatcatgtccaattctttgtgaccccatggactgtagtctaccatggctcccctgtccatgggattttccaggcaagagtactgaagtgggttgccatttcctttgccaggggatctccccaacccagggatcgaacccgggtctcccacattgcaggcagacactttaccgtctgaaccaccagggaagcctcgtggCTTAGGGTGCCACTTTTTGTTTATGaattttgcttttctatatatcAATATTAAGTACACTCAAACTCCCCAGAGAATGACTTGGAGTGtggggtacacacacacacatacacacacacacacagattccatGGCCTCATCtcaaacctactgaatcagaaggTCCAGGTACAGATATTGTACACGCTTCATGTCAAGGGAATGCTGAAAAGCACTGCACAAGGGTCAGCAGTTGTTTAATATGCTGCCTTTAATTTACTGCCTTTTTAAaggatattattttctattttactagGTAAGCCTGGGTTACAGTTTATTTCTTGGTTGTATTTTGGCTTCAGGGTTTCTCTGGTCTGGTATAATGAGAACAGGGGCTTTTCAACTTTTTTCTGCAATCAGATCAGTTTAAAGACCAAAAGAGCTTTGGATTCCCAAGGTTTGATGTAATCTGGCCATAAAATCATCTTGACTTGGTATCTTGTGGGTTTGTGGGGACCCCACAATCCTCCTTTGTGTGTGTCAGAATTCAGCCAAGACCTAACGCCCTTCTCTCTGACACTGTTTGTCCCTCACTCCTGAATTGCCCCTGTGTTTCCAGTCAGTTACTGAAGatggccactgctgtttttctAGAATGTCTACCTGCCTGTCCATCTGCCTAAGCCTCTTTCCACCTGTTTGTCCATCTATTACCCACAGAGAAGTTTTCATTTGTCATTTCAATGACATTTTGAAAGGGAGAAGAAGGAGCTTTGGAATAAAATTTATGTTAGGTCCTAGAA contains:
- the LOC110127810 gene encoding cystatin-8-like isoform X1, which translates into the protein MTRLWGTCQLLLALLVALVALGGSTLVYKDTKKVLRELRNVSSSSSNVKQCLWFAMQEYNKDSKDKFLFQVVKVWQVQMQVTDCLEYFIDAEIARTNCRKLPNGNENCVVKNTSKPEKRQMCTFWVGALPWHGYFTVMKKQCVDA
- the LOC110127810 gene encoding cystatin-8-like isoform X2; protein product: MTRLWGTCQLLLALLVALVALGGSTLVYKDTKKVLRELRNVSSSSSNVKQCLWFAMQEYNKDSKDKFLFQVVKVWQVQMQVLWWQERGQSTRDPVSRNMCTISPASPTHDADDCKLHQGHRRHPSK